CGCGTTCTTCGATCCGCCGTGGTATCCGGACGATACGGCGGCGTGGCTGCACCGCGCCGCAACCAACGTCGCCCAGGGCGGCCGGATCTACTTCGTCCTCTTTCCGCCGCTGGTCCGCCCGGCCGCCCGCGCGCAACGCGAGCGATTGCTCGCGACGGCCGAGCAACTCGGATCGGTCGCAGTCGACGACGGGGCGATCACGTACCGCACGCCCCCGTTCGAACGGGAAGTGCTCCGGGAGGAGGCAGTTCCCGTGGTCCGCGATTGGCGCCGCGGGGATCTCGTTCGCATCGACGGCGTTTCTCTTTCTCCCGATGCCCTTTCCGACCCGCCGTCGACGAGCAGCGGACCGGCGTGGGAGACGTTCGTCGCCGACGGGCGAGTGGTGAAGGTCCGACAGGAGACCGCCTCGGATGCCGGCGCCGTTCTGTCCCCCGTCGAGGGCTGTGACGGCTACCTACTGCCGAGCGTGAGCCGTCGCGACGCCCGGCGTCGGAACGTCGATCTGTGGACCTCTCGTAATCGCGTCGCCTCGGTCGGCGATCGCGAGGCCGTTGCGGAAGCGCTACGCAGGCTCGAGACGGGGGCGGATCTGACGGCCCTGCGGTCGACGTCCTTCGAGGCCTCGATCTCCGACCGGGAGCGCGACCGACTGGTCGATCGACTCCGAACGATACTGGCGTAGGCGGCGTAGACGCAGCGCCGCTTACGTACGCCGCCGGCGACCGTCATTTCCCGCGACAAACAGCGTTAGTCGTTCGACTCGAGGGCCGACCGCGCCGACCCGTCCGCGCGGTTCGCCCCGTCGGACGTCGCCGGCGCGTCGATCAACGCCCGGTCCGTCCCCGACAGTGCCAGCGCGAAGTCCGAACCGAACGCCGACGCCGGCGTCTGGAAGCCGTCCGGAACCGAACCGCCGCCCGCTCGCCCTCGATCCTCGAGCACGCGCTGGGCTGCGATCACCGCGGACTCGGCGGTCAGCGCGTACGGGTCGGGCGTCCGCAGTCTGGCGCGGGCGCGCCGTCCAGCGTCGTCGGTGACTTCGCCCCAGACGACGGCGTGGCCGTCGGCTGCGTTCCGGTTTTCGAGGCCGTCGACGCGAGCGTCGACGAGCCGCTTCAGGCCGCGTTCGACGGCCCGGCGCTCGAGCAGCCAGCCGACCGAGTCGACGGCCGACAGGAGCCGATCGGCCCACGGCGGCGCGGCGGCGTAGACCTCGATCGTCTCGATGCCCGTGGTGTGGGCCGCGGTGACGACGTCCCCCCACGGGATCGTGACGGCGTGTTCCGGACCCTCCCCAAAGTCGATCTCGCGGTTGCGAAACGCCGTCGGCACCTTCACGAGCCGCCCGTTTCGGCGGACGACGCCGCCACTACCGAGTTGCTCGACGATCGTCCGGGCAGTCCCTCGCGAGAGCGATCCGGTTCCCTTGATCCCGAGCGCGAGTTCGTCGGCCGACGGGAGTTGGGCGTGGAGAAAGGCGGCCAGACAGTCCGAGGGAACGACGTCGAAGCCGACGCCCGGAAGCATCGTGATTCCCGCCTCGCGCGCGGTCGCGTCGCGCTGGCGCAGGCGTTCGAAGACCGCGACCTCGCCGGTGATGTCGAGGTAGTCCGTCCCCGACTCGAGGCAGGCCTCGAGCAGCGGATCGACCGTCTCGACGAACGGCCCCGCGCAGTTGAGGACGGCGTCGAACCCCTCGAGGCGGGCGGCCAGCGACCCGTCTTCGAGGGCGAACGCGCGGCCGTCGACGCCGAGTCGGTCGGCCAGCCGCGCGACGGCGCGGCGGTCTCGTCCGGCGACGGTCGGTGACCCTCCTCGAGCGACGGCCTCGCGGGCGATCAGCCGTCCCGTGTCGCCGTACGCGCCGTAGATGAGAAGGGAATCCATGGGCTCCGTTGACCGCTCGGGGTGTTAAAACTGCGTCAGACGTTCGCTGCAGTCGTAACGTTCACGACTCACGAACGGAAAGGCGCCAGCAATGGACGCCGAATCGCGTATCGTAGCCCTCGCGGACGTGCCGACGGACTCGAGCTACCTGTTCCGAGTCGCCGACGAAGCGGGTGACCGAAAGGAGGCAATTCTCGTCGCCGACGAGGTCGGCGAAATCGACGAGACTGGCGAGACGGACGACGGTGAAGCTGACGACGCCGGCGCCGCGAGCGTCTCCTGCTGGCTCAACTACTGCCAGCACTTCACCCACATCAAACTGGACAAGGGCTCGGGCGCGGCGATGCGAAACGGCGAGATCGTCTGCGAGAACCACGGCGCCTACTTCGAGGCCGACTCGGGCTACTGCACGTACGGCCCCTGCGAGGGCGCGACGCTGACCGAACTCGAGGTGACCGTCGCCGACGGAGCCGTCTACCTGACGGACGAGGAATACGCGTTCGTCGGCCCGGGGCCGATCGAGGACGACGACGATCTGACCTCGACGTCGAACGTCGAGTTCTGAGCGGCTGCGGGTTCGAGCGGGGCGATGTTTTCGAGAGACTGGAGAAAGCGGCGGGGAGGGGGCTACTGGAGCGGCGCCGGCGAGACCAGATCCCGCTCCTGATCGTACTCGAGGAGGCCGGCGTCGACCAGTCGCGGGAGGTGATCGTGGTACAGCGAGAGGTAGACGTTCGCTACCTGTTCGCCCGACAGCTCCGTGACTGCTCGCCCGGTCTCGCGGACGGCGACCTCCTCGGCGGCGTCAGGGAGCGTGATCGCCTCTCCGTAGCTCGTCATGACCGCGAGGAGTAGCCGCCGCCGCTCGTTGGCGAGTAACGTGAAGGCATCGCTGATCACGTCCGCGGGAACCTCGCGACCGTCGAGCCACTCGAGCACCGCGAGCACGAACTCCGGCCGGTCGAGCGCTGAATTGGATGTAGCTGTCATACGTATCCTGGTCCCTCGAGTCCAAGGCGTCGCGTATCGACGGCCGATGGCAAGCGGGGACGACGAACGGAGGGGACCGTCGATCGTCGTTCGCTCGAGGGTACGTGTCGGTTTCTCGCCTCGCGGCTAAATAGGCGTGTCGAAACGGGGCGTCGCTGTCAGGCGATCGTGACAGTCAGTCGTCGATGGTAAACGTCGGTTCTGCGATCGACTCGCTCTTACAGGAGGGACACCGAGAGGGGCGGTTAAGCAGGTCGTCGAAGTCGGCGAAGCCGCAGTCCCGGCACTCCGGCGGGGCGACGAGAAACTGCTCGTCGTCCCGGCCGTCGATCGTCCGGGAGACGTGTTCGACGTGTCGGAGCACCGCATTGGGCGTCAGATCGAACGCCGCCGCAAGTTCGCTCGGGGTCGCCGGCTCGGCCCGGAGGGCGTCGGCGAGGCGCCGTCGCGTCGTTTCGTCGGCTTCGCGCATACGTCGACTGACGGGCCGCGGTCTTTTACGGTTTCGCTCCCCCGGCCGCCCACATTTGTGGTACGTTCTCACCCCTCATTCAATAAAGGGCAAGTAACTTACCGTCACCCGACGAACGGCCCAACATGAAGGCCGTCGTCCTTGCTGGCGGATACGCGACTCGGATGTGGCCGATCACCAAACATCGGCCCAAGATGTTCCTCCCGATCGGTGATTCGACGGTCATCGATCGCATCTTCACCGAACTCGAGGCGGACGAGCGGATCGACGAGGTCTACGTCAGCACCAACGAGCGGTTCGCCGCCGACTTCGAGGCCCACCTCGCCGACAGCGAGTTCGAGAAGCCCCGGCTCTCCGTCGAAGACACGACCGACGAGGACGAGAAGTTCGGCGTCGTCGGCGCGCTCGCACAGCTGATCGACCGCGAGAACGTCGACGACGACCTGCTCGTCATCGCCGGCGACAATCTGATCAGTTTCGACGTCGCGGACTTCCTCGACTACTTTCAGGAGAACGACGCCCCGACGCTGGCCGCCTACGACGTCGGCTCCCGCGAGAAGGCTAAATCCTACGGCCTCGTCGAACTCGAGGGAGACCGCGTCGTCGACTTTCAGGAGAAACCCGAGGATCCAAACAGCACGCTGGTCTCGATCGCCTGCTACGCGTTCCCGCAGGATTCGCTGTCGCTGCTGCCGACCTACCTCGAGGAGGGGAACAACCCCGACGAGCCCGGCTGGTTCGTCCAGTGGCTCCAGAACCGCGAGCCCACCTACGCCTTCACCTTCGAGGGCGCGTGGTTCGACATCGGCACGCCCGAGAGCTACCTCGACGCCGTCGCCTGGCACTTGGACGGCAATTCGCTGGTCGCCGACTCGGCGACGCTCGAGAACGTGACGATCGGCGACAACGTCCACGTGATGGCCGACGTCACGCTCGAGGAGACGAACCTCGACCACGCGGTCATCTTCCCCGAGGCGACGGTCCGGAACGGGGACATCCGCCGGTCGATCATCGACGAGGGGACCCACATCGAGGAGTTGGATCTGGCGGGGGCACTCATCGGCGCCCACACGACGATTACGAACGGGTCGTCGGAGTAACCACAACCAGTTTCACCACCGCGTTCTCGCGCAGTCGTCGTCTCCGTCCGGCGAGCTGACAACCGACAACTGATAACTGACAACTGGCGGTAGTCGCAGCTTTCGAAAGAGCCACGGGTACGGACTCGTATATCGGAGTATGCCGATCAGGGGTGGGGACGAACTATCGGTCTTATACGTCGACGACGATCCCGATCTCAGGTCGCTCGTCGCGACGTTCCTCGAGCGGCGCGACGACCGGTTATCGGTCGCGACCGCGACCAGCGCCGGCGCAGCGCTGGATCGACTCACTGCCGACGTCGACTGCATCGTCAGCGACTACGAGCTGCCCGACACGGACGGGATCGAATTCCTCGAGGCCGTTCGCGGGGAGTATCCCGACCTGCCGTTTATCCTGTTTACGGCCGGCGGCTCCGAGGCGGTCGCCAGCGATGCCATCTCGGCGGGCGTGACGGATTACCTCCGGAAGGGGACGGGTACTGAGCAGTACGCCGCCTTGGCCGACCGAATCGTCGACGCGGTCGAGGCGTCTCGAACCCGGCGACAGCGCCGACGGCACCACACTGCGATCGAAACCGCACAGGAGGGGATCAGCATCGTCGGCGCCGACGGCCGCTTCCAGTACGTCAACGACGCCTACGCCGGGCTGTACGGCTACGATCCCGAGGAGTTGCTCGGCGAGCACTGGGAACTGCTGTACCCCGACTCGGAGGTCGAGTTCGTACGGTCGGAGCTCGTCCCCGCCGTCGAGGCCGAGGGCTACTGGCACGGGCGCACGACCGGCCGCCGCGCCGACGGCACCACGTTTCTCGAGGACCACGTCGTGTCGACGACCGAGAACAGCGAACTCATCTGTACGGTTCGGGACGTCAGCGATCGGGAGGCGCGCGAACGGAAACTCACGCGGCTGCACGCGGCGACGCGGGACCTGATCGAGGCGACGACCGTCGAGGAGATCGCGACGCTCGCCACCGACGCGGCGGACGATATCCTCGAGTTCCCGCTCAACGGCATCCACCGCTACGACGAGGCCGTCGACGGCCTCGTGCCGATCAGCGTCTCGAACTCGAGTCGCGAGTTGCTCGGCGAGCCGCCCGTCCTCACCGACGGGCTCGCCTGGGAGACGTTCCAGCGCGGGGAGGCGAAGGTCTACGGCGACGTTCGCGAGGCCGAGGGCGTGCTCAACCCCGACACGCCGATCCGGAGCGAGATCCTCCTGCCGCTCGACGAGCACGGCGTCTTCATCGCGTCCTCGACCGAGTGCGACGCCTTCGACGACGCCGACGTTACCTTCGCGAAGCTCCTGGCGGCGAACGTCACGAGCGCGCTCGACCGGACGGCCCACGCCCGGAAACTCGAGCTCCTGCAGGAGCGGACGCAGACGCTGATGAACACCTCGAGCGTCGACGCGACGGCCGACGTCGCGGTTACCGCCGCCCGCGAGATTCTGGGGGCGGATCTCTCGACGTTTCACGGGTTCGTCGAGCGAGACGGACAGCAGCGCCTCGAGCCGGTCGCGACGACCGACACCGTCCACGAGGTCTTCGACTCGACGCCCGAGTACGTCCGGTCGGAGACGGCGGATCCGGTGACGGCGTCCGTCTGGGAGGTCTTCGACGACGGCGAACCGGCCTACGTCCACGACACTAACGAGTACCCGGAATTCGTCGACGAAACCCCTGCGAGGAGCGCGATCCTACATCCGATCGCCGACTACGGCGTCTTCGTCGTCACGTCGACGACGCCGAGGGCGTTCAGCCAGACGGACGCGAAACTCACCGACATTCTGGCCTCGACGCTGACGACCGCGCTCGAGCGCGTCGATCGGGAATCGCTGCTTCGGGACCGGACGGCCGAACTCGAGGCCCAAAACGAGCGACTCGAGCGGTTCGCGAGCATCGTCTCGCACGATCTCCGGAATCCGTTGCAGGTCGCCGAGGGCAGTCTGGAACTGGCGCGTGAGATCGCCAACGACGACGACGGATACGACGGCGACAATACTGCCGACGACCACCTCGACGACGCGCGCTGGGCGCTCGAGCGGATGAACGGTCTGATCGAAGAACTCCTGACCCTCGCACGCGACGGCGAGCGGATCGACGACCCCGAACCGGTCGACCTCGCGGCGCTCAGCGAGACCTGCTGGCGAAGCGTCGCGACGGCCGAGGCGACGCTCGTGACGCGCGTCGACCGTCGGATTCGCGCGGATCGCTCGCGACTCGAGCAACTCCTCGAGAACCTCTTTCGCAACGCGGTCGAACACGGCGGCGACGGCGTGACGGTAACGGTCGGCGATCTCGAGGACGAAGCCGGCTTTTACGTCGAGGACGACGGCCCCGGAATTCCCGACGACGACCGAGCGCGGATCTTCGAGAGCGGCTACTCGACGTCGGCGGACGGAACCGGGT
The DNA window shown above is from Halopiger xanaduensis SH-6 and carries:
- a CDS encoding class I SAM-dependent methyltransferase: MTDDIDLESTYERRLDERIRTIAGTTAATIRDVIRGSQGAFPTVVYDRLEALGLAESLREGRRNPVARPGSLCNREPELHPLDFEWYFTAETTTAIATTVAESAAGPVLCLGAPTVAFTLAERGVPVTLVDRNELIETRFAPRYDTLTFANRDIGERLALEETHSVAFFDPPWYPDDTAAWLHRAATNVAQGGRIYFVLFPPLVRPAARAQRERLLATAEQLGSVAVDDGAITYRTPPFEREVLREEAVPVVRDWRRGDLVRIDGVSLSPDALSDPPSTSSGPAWETFVADGRVVKVRQETASDAGAVLSPVEGCDGYLLPSVSRRDARRRNVDLWTSRNRVASVGDREAVAEALRRLETGADLTALRSTSFEASISDRERDRLVDRLRTILA
- a CDS encoding saccharopine dehydrogenase family protein; its protein translation is MDSLLIYGAYGDTGRLIAREAVARGGSPTVAGRDRRAVARLADRLGVDGRAFALEDGSLAARLEGFDAVLNCAGPFVETVDPLLEACLESGTDYLDITGEVAVFERLRQRDATAREAGITMLPGVGFDVVPSDCLAAFLHAQLPSADELALGIKGTGSLSRGTARTIVEQLGSGGVVRRNGRLVKVPTAFRNREIDFGEGPEHAVTIPWGDVVTAAHTTGIETIEVYAAAPPWADRLLSAVDSVGWLLERRAVERGLKRLVDARVDGLENRNAADGHAVVWGEVTDDAGRRARARLRTPDPYALTAESAVIAAQRVLEDRGRAGGGSVPDGFQTPASAFGSDFALALSGTDRALIDAPATSDGANRADGSARSALESND
- a CDS encoding Rieske (2Fe-2S) protein, with amino-acid sequence MDAESRIVALADVPTDSSYLFRVADEAGDRKEAILVADEVGEIDETGETDDGEADDAGAASVSCWLNYCQHFTHIKLDKGSGAAMRNGEIVCENHGAYFEADSGYCTYGPCEGATLTELEVTVADGAVYLTDEEYAFVGPGPIEDDDDLTSTSNVEF
- a CDS encoding DUF7344 domain-containing protein, whose translation is MTATSNSALDRPEFVLAVLEWLDGREVPADVISDAFTLLANERRRLLLAVMTSYGEAITLPDAAEEVAVRETGRAVTELSGEQVANVYLSLYHDHLPRLVDAGLLEYDQERDLVSPAPLQ
- a CDS encoding transcriptional regulator, translated to MREADETTRRRLADALRAEPATPSELAAAFDLTPNAVLRHVEHVSRTIDGRDDEQFLVAPPECRDCGFADFDDLLNRPSRCPSCKSESIAEPTFTIDD
- a CDS encoding sugar phosphate nucleotidyltransferase, with translation MKAVVLAGGYATRMWPITKHRPKMFLPIGDSTVIDRIFTELEADERIDEVYVSTNERFAADFEAHLADSEFEKPRLSVEDTTDEDEKFGVVGALAQLIDRENVDDDLLVIAGDNLISFDVADFLDYFQENDAPTLAAYDVGSREKAKSYGLVELEGDRVVDFQEKPEDPNSTLVSIACYAFPQDSLSLLPTYLEEGNNPDEPGWFVQWLQNREPTYAFTFEGAWFDIGTPESYLDAVAWHLDGNSLVADSATLENVTIGDNVHVMADVTLEETNLDHAVIFPEATVRNGDIRRSIIDEGTHIEELDLAGALIGAHTTITNGSSE
- a CDS encoding ATP-binding protein, yielding MPIRGGDELSVLYVDDDPDLRSLVATFLERRDDRLSVATATSAGAALDRLTADVDCIVSDYELPDTDGIEFLEAVRGEYPDLPFILFTAGGSEAVASDAISAGVTDYLRKGTGTEQYAALADRIVDAVEASRTRRQRRRHHTAIETAQEGISIVGADGRFQYVNDAYAGLYGYDPEELLGEHWELLYPDSEVEFVRSELVPAVEAEGYWHGRTTGRRADGTTFLEDHVVSTTENSELICTVRDVSDREARERKLTRLHAATRDLIEATTVEEIATLATDAADDILEFPLNGIHRYDEAVDGLVPISVSNSSRELLGEPPVLTDGLAWETFQRGEAKVYGDVREAEGVLNPDTPIRSEILLPLDEHGVFIASSTECDAFDDADVTFAKLLAANVTSALDRTAHARKLELLQERTQTLMNTSSVDATADVAVTAAREILGADLSTFHGFVERDGQQRLEPVATTDTVHEVFDSTPEYVRSETADPVTASVWEVFDDGEPAYVHDTNEYPEFVDETPARSAILHPIADYGVFVVTSTTPRAFSQTDAKLTDILASTLTTALERVDRESLLRDRTAELEAQNERLERFASIVSHDLRNPLQVAEGSLELAREIANDDDGYDGDNTADDHLDDARWALERMNGLIEELLTLARDGERIDDPEPVDLAALSETCWRSVATAEATLVTRVDRRIRADRSRLEQLLENLFRNAVEHGGDGVTVTVGDLEDEAGFYVEDDGPGIPDDDRARIFESGYSTSADGTGFGLSIVHEIVAAHDWEIAVTEGTGGGTRFEITGLTAAE